A genomic region of Alistipes megaguti contains the following coding sequences:
- the gpmI gene encoding 2,3-bisphosphoglycerate-independent phosphoglycerate mutase, with protein sequence MSNKVLLMILDGWGDGHHDKADAIWTAHPAYISALTEKYPHAELRTDGENVGLPEGQMGNSEVGHLNIGAGRVVYQDLVKINRACRDNSILKNPEIVKAFGYAKEKGVGVHFMGLTSTGGVHSSFEHLFKLCDIAQEYGVSDRTYVHCFMDGRDTDPHSGKGFIAQLEEHLSKTGGKIATVIGRYYAMDRDKRWERVKVAYDALVEGVGEHDTDMVAAVEKSYANEVTDEFIKPIVHVDAAGQPIGLIRPNDLVIFFNYRNDRAKELTIVLTQQDMPEAGMHTMPLYYCCMTPYDAKFTGLHILFDKADVPDTIGEWVSKQGLKQLRIAETEKYAHVTFFLNGGREDKFPGEERILVASPKVATYDLQPEMSAPEVADKLVAALGERKFDFICLNFANGDMVGHTGVYDAIVKAVKAVDQCVAKVVEAARANGYEVVMIADHGNADNAINPDGTPNTAHSLNPVPIVVVSDRVKAVHNGILADVAPTVLKLMGLPQPEEMTGKVLVEMK encoded by the coding sequence TCTCCCCGAGGGGCAGATGGGCAACTCGGAGGTGGGTCACCTCAATATCGGTGCCGGACGTGTCGTTTACCAGGATCTGGTGAAGATCAACCGGGCGTGCCGCGACAACTCGATTCTGAAGAATCCCGAGATCGTGAAGGCTTTCGGGTATGCGAAGGAGAAGGGTGTCGGCGTTCACTTCATGGGTCTGACGTCGACCGGCGGCGTGCACTCGTCGTTCGAGCACCTCTTCAAACTGTGCGACATTGCGCAGGAGTACGGCGTATCGGACCGCACCTACGTACACTGCTTCATGGACGGCCGTGATACCGACCCGCACAGCGGCAAGGGCTTCATCGCCCAACTGGAGGAGCACCTTTCGAAGACGGGCGGCAAGATCGCCACGGTGATCGGCCGCTACTACGCCATGGACCGCGACAAACGCTGGGAGCGTGTGAAGGTTGCCTACGACGCCCTTGTTGAGGGTGTGGGCGAGCACGACACGGATATGGTGGCAGCCGTCGAGAAGTCGTACGCCAACGAGGTGACGGACGAATTCATCAAGCCGATCGTCCATGTGGACGCCGCGGGCCAGCCGATCGGACTGATCCGCCCGAACGATCTGGTGATCTTCTTCAACTACCGCAACGACCGCGCCAAGGAGCTGACGATCGTTCTCACGCAGCAGGACATGCCGGAGGCCGGGATGCACACCATGCCGCTCTACTACTGCTGCATGACGCCGTACGACGCCAAGTTCACGGGTCTGCACATCCTCTTCGACAAGGCCGACGTGCCCGATACGATCGGCGAGTGGGTTTCGAAGCAGGGTCTGAAACAGCTGCGTATTGCCGAGACGGAGAAGTATGCCCACGTGACCTTCTTCCTGAACGGCGGCCGCGAGGACAAATTCCCGGGTGAGGAGCGTATTCTGGTTGCCTCGCCGAAGGTGGCTACGTACGACCTTCAGCCCGAGATGTCGGCTCCGGAGGTTGCCGACAAACTGGTAGCCGCGCTGGGCGAGCGGAAGTTCGACTTCATCTGCCTGAACTTTGCCAACGGCGACATGGTGGGCCACACGGGTGTCTACGATGCCATCGTGAAGGCCGTGAAGGCTGTTGACCAGTGCGTGGCAAAGGTCGTTGAGGCAGCCAGGGCCAACGGCTACGAGGTGGTGATGATCGCTGACCACGGCAATGCCGACAACGCGATCAACCCGGACGGCACGCCGAATACGGCGCACTCGCTCAATCCGGTGCCCATCGTGGTTGTGTCGGATCGCGTGAAGGCCGTTCATAACGGTATTCTGGCCGACGTGGCTCCGACGGTGCTGAAGCTGATGGGTCTTCCGCAGCCCGAGGAGATGACCGGCAAGGTTCTCGTCGAGATGAAATGA